In the genome of Pangasianodon hypophthalmus isolate fPanHyp1 chromosome 23, fPanHyp1.pri, whole genome shotgun sequence, one region contains:
- the LOC113546255 gene encoding nuclear factor 7, brain — protein sequence MSSKLPEEDLSCPVCCDIFRDPVLLPCSHSFCRSCLQSFWESSVFRSCPVCRRRSSKKQPPSNLALRNLCEAFVQTQNWRCEKEKKAACPQHGEKLKLFCVDDQQPICVVCQASRMHKGHNCAPTDEAALDCKEKLDSALKLLKDKLDVVTKLRMTSAMTLEHIRSQAQLIENRVKHQFMKLHQFLREEEEARLSALKEEEMEKVLAIKKRDEELMNRISSLSDIISRIEQEIAADDLTLLQNFKSAMEGTQSSPPNPKGFHGALIDEAKHLSNLKFRVWEKMQEVAPYSPVTLDPNTVHPCLRLSEDLSSVHYSSPGLPLPTNPERFCVSAEVLGSTAICSGTHAWEVELGQSDDWILGVASVSVKRDLEVPARPENGFWTLCMRDGEYRAMASPVRTLKVDKKLQKVRVEVDWDAGEVRFSCPEDGQMLHKFTQTFTDKVVPYFYTQSKKPLRIVPQLVMISMKRN from the exons ATGTCCTCCAAGTTGCCCGAAGAGGATCTGTCGTGTCCTGTGTGCTGTGACATCTTCAGAGATCCAGTCCTGCTCCCGTGCAGCCACAGCTTCTGCCGGTCCTGCCTGCAGAGCTTCTGGGAAAGCTCCGTTTTCCGGAGCTGTCCCGTTTGCAGGAGAAGATCCTCAAAAAAGCAACCTCCGAGCAACCTGGCTTTGAGGAACCTATGCGAGGCCTTCGTGCAGACCCAGAACTGGAGatgtgagaaagagaagaaggcGGCGTGCCCACAGCACGGAGAGAAGCTGAAGCTCTTCTGCGTGGACGACCAGCAGCCCATCTGCGTGGTGTGCCAAGCCTCGAGAATGCACAAGGGTCACAACTGCGCTCCCACAGACGAGGCCGCGCTGGACTGTAAG GAGAAGCTCGATTCTGCTCTGAAGCTGCTGAAAGACAAGCTGGATGTCGTGACTAAACTCAGAATGACTTCAGCTATGACACTCGAGCATATcagg AGTCAGGCCCAGCTAATAGAGAACCGAGTGAAGCATCAGTTCATGAAGCTTCACCAGTTTCTGCGTGAGGAAGAGGAAGCTCGGCTCTCTGCGCTAAAGGAGGAAGAGATGGAGAAGGTCCTTGCTATAAAGAAAAGAGATGAAGAGCTGATGAACAGGATCTCTTCTCTCTCAGACATCATCAGTCGCAtagagcaggagattgctgCTGATGATCTGACGCTGCTGCAG AACTTCAAATCTGCCATGGAGGG AACTCAGAGTTCACCTCCAAATCCAAAGGGGTTTCATGGGGCATTAATAGATGAAGCCAAGCACTTGAGTAACCTGAAGTTCAGGGTCTGGGAGAAGATGCAGGAAGTTGCTCCTTACT CTCCTGTGACTCTGGACCCGAACACGGTGCACCCGTGTCTCAGGCTGTCAGAAGACCTCAGCAGCGTCCATTACAGCAGCCCGGGTCTTCCTCTCCCCACCAATCCTGAGCGCTTCTGCGTCAGCGCAGAGGTTCTCGGCTCGACAGCCATCTGCTCTGGCACGCACGCCTGGGAGGTGGAACTGGGACAGAGCGATGACTGGATCCTGGGCGTAGCCAGCGTGTCCGTTAAGAGGGACTTGGAGGTCCCGGCACGCCCGGAGAACGGGTTCTGGACGCTGTGCATGCGGGACGGAGAGTACAGGGCCATGGCGTCTCCTGTAAGGACGCTGAAGGTGGACAAGAAGCTGCAGAAAGTTCGAGTGGAGGTGGACTGGGATGCCGGAGAGGTTCGTTTCTCTTGTCCCGAAGATGGGCAAATGCTGCACAAGTTCACACAGACGTTCACGGACAAAGTGGTGCCGTATTTCTACACGCAGAGTAAAAAGCCTCTGAGGATTGTACCACAGCTGGTGATGATTTCAATGAAACGAAACTGA
- the LOC113546216 gene encoding G-protein coupled receptor 183-like, with translation MVIYLYVFFFFLGLSIRISFTTFDSSEAMRYLYDFYIRMNLTVDPTAASPALNTTPKPFSVFDGCDDMVEGVLFDLAVQTFNIVLGFPANVLVIAILIRNRHEPSTSDIFLGCLAFMDAYFGLMVPISFLNLFYWKSKEGWSALKFSYGVKDTSGPLFLSCICLDRFVAVVFPIAFGQLKHIKYRIGLTVFVFCLTFAYASAKTIGGLPDFEKIFTGEVLATFTWMVICNVSILWALKRSRGAGKDEMHPMKKKAFKMVLSILCIIIFNYLPLVALFPFQDHYSPMVFTCYVQPVGYAFLNISSSIQPLIYLSRLEKIPFLPESLVKKLCCTKKPEQSPA, from the coding sequence atggttatttatttatatgtattttttttttttctaggtttGTCCATCAGAATCTCTTTCACCACATTTGACTCTTCTGAAGCCATGCGTTACCTGTACGACTTCTACATCAGAATGAACCTGACGGTCGATCCCACTGCAGCCTCTCCGGCGCTGAACACGACCCCTAAGCCCTTCAGTGTGTTTGATGGGTGTGATGACATGGTGGAAGGCGTCCTGTTCGACCTGGCAGTGCAAACCTTTAACATAGTGTTAGGATTTCCGGCCAACGTCCTGGTCATCGCCATCCTGATCCGTAACCGACACGAGCCCTCCACCTCTGACATCTTCCTGGGCTGCCTGGCCTTCATGGATGCCTACTTCGGTCTCATGGTCCCTATAAGCTTCCTCAATCTCTTCTACTGGAAGAGCAAGGAAGGTTGGTCTGCACTGAAATTCTCCTACGGCGTGAAGGACACGAGTGGGCCGCTCTTCCTTTCCTGCATCTGTCTGGACCGCTTTGTCGCTGTGGTCTTCCCAATCGCTTTTGGTCAGTTGAAGCACATTAAGTACAGGATTGGCCTGACAGTGTTTGTGTTCTGCCTCACCTTCGCTTACGCCTCGGCTAAAACCATCGGCGGCCTCCCTGACTTCGAGAAGATCTTCACAGGAGAGGTCCTGGCCACATTCACCTGGATGGTCATCTGCAACGTATCCATCCTGTGGGCCCTGAAGCGCTCACGAGGCGCAGGCAAGGACGAGATGCACCCCATGAAGAAGAAGGCCTTCAAGATGGTGCTGTCCATCCTGTGCATCATTATTTTTAACTACCTTCCTCTGGTGGCCCTGTTCCCCTTCCAGGATCACTATTCGCCCATGGTCTTCACCTGCTATGTCCAGCCTGTGGGTTACGCCTTCCTgaacatcagcagcagcatccAGCCACTCATCTACCTCTCTCGCCTGGAGAAGATCCCCTTCCTGCCCGAGTCTTTGGTGAAGAAGCTCTGCTGTACAAAAAAACCAGAGCAATCGCCAGCTTAG